The Yoonia sp. SS1-5 genome contains a region encoding:
- a CDS encoding YciI family protein, translated as MQYMCLIYSAEGTGPQPGTDAFGPFMKAYQDYTTEMRDSGAMVHADALQPIATATTVTVRDGKTITTDGPFAETKEQLGGYYLLECKDLDEAIAKAAKIPTATYGRIEIRPVVVWDS; from the coding sequence ATGCAATATATGTGTCTTATCTATTCGGCCGAAGGAACCGGACCGCAGCCGGGGACCGATGCATTTGGTCCTTTCATGAAAGCCTATCAGGACTACACCACAGAGATGCGTGACAGCGGCGCGATGGTCCATGCCGACGCATTGCAACCTATTGCCACCGCAACGACGGTGACGGTCCGCGACGGTAAAACCATCACCACAGACGGCCCGTTTGCCGAAACCAAAGAGCAGCTTGGCGGCTATTACCTGCTGGAATGCAAAGACCTTGATGAGGCCATCGCCAAGGCCGCCAAAATCCCGACGGCCACCTATGGTCGGATCGAAATCCGCCCTGTCGTCGTCTGGGATAGCTAA
- the tuf gene encoding elongation factor Tu, giving the protein MAKAKFERNKPHVNIGTIGHVDHGKTTLTAAITKYFGDFQAYDQIDGAPEEKARGITISTAHVEYETESRHYAHVDCPGHADYVKNMITGAAQMDGAILVVNAADGPMPQTREHILLGRQVGIPYMVVYMNKVDQVDDEELLELVEMEIRELLSSYEYPGDDIPVIPGSALAAMEERDDNIGKESIEKLMAAVDEYIPTPARAVDLPFLMPIEDVFSISGRGTVVTGRVERGVINVGDEIEIVGIRDTKKTTCTGVEMFRKLLDSGEAGDNIGALLRGVDRDGVERGQILCKPGSVKPHTKFEAEAYILTKEEGGRHTPFFANYRPQFYFRTTDVTGTVELPAGTEMVMPGDNLKFNVELIAPIAMEDGLRFAIREGGRTVGAGVVSKIVE; this is encoded by the coding sequence ATGGCTAAGGCAAAGTTTGAACGCAATAAACCGCACGTTAACATTGGCACGATTGGCCACGTTGACCACGGGAAGACGACGCTGACAGCGGCGATCACGAAGTATTTTGGCGACTTCCAGGCCTATGACCAGATCGACGGCGCGCCCGAAGAAAAGGCCCGCGGGATCACGATCTCGACCGCTCACGTGGAATACGAGACCGAGTCGCGTCACTACGCCCATGTCGACTGCCCCGGCCACGCCGACTACGTCAAGAACATGATCACCGGTGCGGCGCAGATGGACGGCGCCATCCTGGTTGTGAACGCAGCCGACGGCCCGATGCCACAGACGCGCGAGCACATCCTGCTCGGCCGTCAGGTGGGCATCCCCTACATGGTCGTCTACATGAACAAAGTTGACCAGGTCGACGACGAAGAGCTGCTGGAACTGGTGGAAATGGAAATCCGCGAGCTTCTGTCCTCTTACGAATATCCTGGCGATGATATCCCTGTGATCCCTGGTTCGGCCCTGGCCGCCATGGAAGAGCGTGACGACAATATCGGCAAAGAATCCATCGAAAAGCTGATGGCCGCTGTTGATGAATACATCCCAACGCCTGCCCGTGCGGTTGACCTGCCATTCCTGATGCCAATCGAGGATGTGTTCTCGATTTCTGGCCGCGGGACAGTTGTAACCGGCCGTGTGGAACGTGGCGTGATCAATGTCGGTGACGAGATTGAAATCGTGGGTATCCGCGACACCAAGAAGACGACCTGCACAGGCGTTGAAATGTTCCGCAAGCTGCTGGACAGCGGCGAAGCTGGCGACAACATCGGTGCGTTGCTGCGCGGTGTTGACCGTGACGGTGTTGAGCGTGGTCAGATCCTGTGTAAGCCGGGTTCCGTCAAGCCACACACCAAGTTCGAAGCAGAAGCCTATATCCTGACCAAGGAAGAAGGCGGGCGTCACACGCCGTTCTTCGCGAACTACCGTCCACAGTTCTACTTCCGGACGACAGACGTGACCGGCACGGTTGAGCTGCCAGCGGGCACCGAAATGGTGATGCCGGGCGACAACCTGAAGTTCAACGTTGAGCTGATTGCGCCAATTGCGATGGAAGACGGTCTGCGTTTCGCGATCCGCGAAGGCGGCCGGACTGTTGGCGCGGGTGTTGTCTCCAAAATTGTAGAGTAA